GCAGATATTAATATTATTCATAGAAGTATGTCAAACTTTTGGGACACATCAAAAGTCTAGAGTGTGTTCTAAGGACAGAATAAGTAGATGAGAGACGTGGCGTTGGGCCTAATGCTCGGATTAAGTTTGTGTGCATTGATTGCATGTGGAGTCATATTAaatgaagggggggggggggtagaggGAGGGACAATTTGGAATCAGGATGGTTTTTTTACTTGGGGTAAATGGATTGTGATTAGGGCCCTTGGCTAGGGCTTCTACTGTTGGATGGTTAAATTAAGATGGAATCAAGAAAGACCGTTAAAAAATGTGAACAACTCGATAGGAAAGATGAATCAAGAAAGTGTTTTGCAGATAGTGGTCATTTAAGTAAGTGAAAAAACTAGTCACTTGATTTGCTTCTAGGTGTAGTAGAATGGTGAACAAACTAGTAGAAATTCATTATACAATCATATTTTAAAATAGTGCTATAATAGGTTGACTAGTTTACACTGCAAGGTTTTTTTTCAAGCATGAATCAGTCTTGGCCAGACTTGGGCTTGAAAAAAGTATTATGTCGAGCTCCTCCACTCCCtcagaaaaaaaggaagaaataaagaaaggtTTGAGGTGAATTCGGTCCGACTAGCTCGTGACTTGGcttatttgatttttattttgaaCAAGACCAACATTTCATAACCGAGCTTCACTATAGAGACTCTTTTAATTTCCCATCACAAGTTTTGGCTTACTTTTTCTGGTCATGTCTgctattatgtgttttggtacCTCTTGTTCCCTCAAACTATACACCGACATGGAGACATTTGTTAAATATTTATCCTTCTGGCTATTTTGATAGTTAGTTTTGGCCAAGTTTTACAAGGAATGAGGAATGGAATAATGCTATCATTTCCAAGGGTATGCTTACTCTGTAGTTACCGTGGTGGTTATATATTACTGTGAGATTATGAATAAGTACAACAAGAACAACTTAGTGTTATATAAAATTTCTTTGAGAACATTTGTATTCCGAGACTGTTTGTACTGTATAAATTTctttgtctctctctctctctctcctgatTCTATATAATCTCTCCATTTTGGGAGTCTTATCAAAATAGTTAATAGCATCTATTTGGTAGATGGACAAAGTTGGGGGCCAGTACTATGTGGGTCTTGCAGGACGAATGTCTTTTTTGGGTGATGAATGCACTTTATTTACATTATAGATTGTGGTAGCTATAGTACACTAAGCTTGCAGCTATGGAACAAAGCTGTCATTTATTGGCCTTGTGAAATAAGTCCAGAGTTTTACATACAGACTGTGCATTGCTGTAGGTTGTGCTGCATGGTGTGGTGAACATGCAATTGCCAAATCAGTGGTTGTGGGACATGGTAGATGAGTTTGTATACCAATTCCAGGCATTCTGTCAATACCGTGCAAAGATGAAGAACAAAACTGCGGAGGAGATTGCATTGCTGAAGCAATATGACCAGGTATGGCTTACAGATTGCAATGCCTTTTCCTCTCCGTTTTGTTTAACCTATTAATATTGTATGATTTATAAATTCTGAAATATACTTTTGAAGTTTGTTTGGTTCTCTATATTACTTTTAAAGATATTTTAACATTTTCTCTTGCTTTTCAttattgtttgcataattactctTTTAAATTTGGTGATGACTTGGTTTTAGATAAAACTAGGAAAATTGTTTTAAATATTACAACATCGACTCGGGGTGATCTATGTTCACTTGAATTATTGGTTTCAGGAATTATGTATCTGCATATATTATAATGCAGTAACTGCAGTCTGCAACATTATTTTTATAACTGTGCATCCTGCAACATCGTTTTCTGGCATTTTTAATCTGGTTTTCAGTTTATTACCCAGAGGTCATTGACGTGCTACATTTGAGTAATAGTTGCTCTTTAGCCTGTACTAAGGTCATACATTGCTGTGGCTGAGTAAGAGTTGCTCTTTAGCTTAGCTAAGGTCATATGTTGGCGTATGATGTTCATGCATGAGTGGGCAAAGGTTTAATGGCTTTAGTGATGGGATAAAAAGTGATGGTACTTTGGTATTGATGGATATGAATTAAGCATTAAAGTGCAAAGTGGCCATTATATGAAGATATCGGATTGGTTGTAAAACACTGACTTGGACATTTAAGATGTTTGTTTTTACCCATATATTTTGGTATTATGATTTGTATTGGATTGGTTGTAAAACACTGACGTGGACATTTAAGATGTTTGTTTTTGCCCATAGATTTCTGTATTATGATTTGTGTAAATCATGTATCATCTTGTCTAAATAATTTCTCTAATAATGATGTTTATTAGGCTTGGAATGTCTACGGTGTCCTCAACTTCTTACAAGCCCTTGTAGAGAAATCTACGATAATCCAAATATTGGAGAGGGAGAAGGAAGGTCTTGAAGAGTTTACTGCTACTGATGGGTATGATTACAGTGGTGGAAGTAATGTCTTGAAGGTTTTGGGTTATTTCAGCATGATAGGCTTGCTCAGAGTTCATTGTCTGTTGGGTGATTATCATACTGGCCTGAAGTGCTTGCGTCCAATTGACATAACTCAACAAGGTGTTTACACCAGTGTTATTGGGAGCCACATAACCACAATTTATCACTACGGCTTTGCTAATCTTATGTTGAGGAGGTATGTTGGCAATTATTTTGGCCCAGCTCTTGCATTGTGTCGCATCTACTGCACATTCTGTATGATCATGCACACTTTTATATAGTTAAGAAATTATTAAATGGATATCTTAAAATCTGCATTCCATTCTTCATTGTGTAAAATTGCTTGTAATGTAATGTTATTATCAAATTAAAGAAACTAGCGGAATCTTCAAAAAAGGACTGTTGCCTTTTGTCATCGGAAACTGAAAAGATACAGTAGAGGCAAATGACATGATTATATAATTTGCAGCTTCACTAACCGGCTGATATTAAGAGTAGTGTGCACTTTCTTTTTCTTAAATGGTTAGGTAATGTTACTTTTCTGTGAATTGGAGAAGATACTGACACGTCACTTATTATTTATCCACTGAATCTTTCTCAAAATAAGATAGTTTAATATTGCTGGCTTGCAGACAATTTGTAATAACAGTGGAAGTCGGATGATATTTTACTTTCTTGATCATGTGATTAGATTTCATTCTGCGAAAAGGGGTgattctctttttttcttcttaaatcaACAAGGTGCCACCTCATCAAGTTCCTAAGTGCTCAAAGTTCTAATTGTGTTTACTTTGGCTTTAGCCGAGTAGTTTTATTTTCCCTAATCTGGAAAATGGATTCATTGTGTTACAGGTATGTAGACGCTATCCAAGAATTTAACAAAATCCTTCTATATATTTATAAGACAAAGCAGTATCACCAGAAGTCACCCCAGTACGAGCAGATACTGAAGAAAAATGAGCAGATGTATGCTCTGTTGGCTATATCTTTGTCACTGTGCCCTCAAGTGAAACTTGTTGAAGAAACTGTCAATTCTCAATTAAGGGAGAAGTATGGTGAGAAGATGGCGagaatgcaaagatatgatgATGAGGCTTTTGCCCTCTATGATGAACTTTTCTCATATGCTTGTCCAAAGTTCATTACTCCCTCTGCTCCAAGTTTTGAGGAGCCTCTTGTAAATTACAACCAGGTATACAACTGTTTTAACTGGACTTAATTTCTGGCCTCTTTATCCAACTTGCAAGCTGAGGTTAAACATATAAAGCAACAGTAGATATAGATTGTACTCCTCAGTCCTCGATGCAAATGTTCATTTATTGCTAGAAACGTTTGCTTAGAATACATCCAATTTGCTCCTCCGTCCTCCATGCAAGCATCCTTGTGTAGTTCATGTGTACTATTGGTCCTTGTTTCTCATTTCTTGGCTGCACGTTTTGAACTACCATGAAAGGATGGCTTTGTATGCTCACATCACATCACATGTTTTCTTCAGCTTTTACTCTGCTGTGGCATTGCTGCtaaattttgttatgttgtctgCTTCAGGATGCGTATAGGCTACAGTTGAAGCTCTTCCTTTATGAAGTGAAGCAGCAACAATTATTAGCCGGTGTTAGGACCTTTTTGAAAGTTTATTCAACAATCTCCCTGGGGAAGCTTGCAAATTACATGGAAGTGGATGAACCCACTTTAAGGTCTCAAACATCTTATGCTTTTAGTAGATTTGTTATTGTGCACTTTTTCAAGTGATCTATGATTTTGTGGGCTTATACGTGATATACTGAGTACAATATTACACAGGACAATTTTGATGACATACAAGCACAAAACACATGCTGTCGATTCCGATGGGAAGATAACTTCTAATGCTGATGTGGACTTCTACATTGATGAAGTAAGAAACACATGTTATGTAAATATCTGGTTCTTTTTTGTTCATTTACTTCTTTCTCCATTGGGTAATAGTTGGCTGACAACAATATTTATTTAACATAATCTAGATAATGTGTGTGGTTGTGGTTGTTATTCTTGTTGAATTTTATTCAAGATAATGCTTTTTTGAGTAGTTCACGAATAGTCAACTTTTTGTTGGCATCTACCTTTGTTGTCTGTCGAGAGATGCAAACAAGTACTGTGGCCTGCTTCTCTTATTTGATTGTGTTGCTGGTTCCTATGTCTTAACTTTTGGATTATTCTTTCCCATAAGCCCTTCAGCACTAATAGTCTGTCTTGGAGGATAAATATATGTGAAATCTGATCTTAGTTCTTCTCTCGTGAGTAGAGTAAATACTTGATACGTTCTGTGAAGTGATTCACATTGTCTTTGGTTTCAGGACATGATCCGCGTAGTAGAATCTAAACCCGCCAAGAAGTATGGAGATTACTTCTTGCGTCAGATTGTGAAGGTAATTCGTCTATAGCATTTTAAGTCagttttttctttcaatttctctTGCAAATACTCATGCAATGTGCATAACTTGATTGCATCTGTTTGTGTTTTTCCAGCTTGAAGGGATCATGACTGATATTGACAGGATAAAGCTGGAGTAAGCTATCTTCCTATGTTCTAGTATTAGTGCTAGCTTATTTTGAGCTTTCATTTTTGTACTCGAAAGCAAGGAGGAAAATGCGGAAAGTGGAAAAAGTATACATTTTGTTGTTCCCCCTATGAGACTTGGTGTTACCGGAAGTTGTTGATTAATGACCAGTTAAATCCAATTTTTTCTAGTGTTGTAATGTCTTAATACAAGGTTGGCTTTTGTTAAAAGTTGAAAACCCCTAGAGCTTTGGTTTCAGCTGACGACGTTAACTGCTTGCATTAGATCTGTTCTTGATGCTTGCACTGCCATTTAAATCTGGTGCTTATGCTATCGTTGACTGATTTTGTAGGTATAGTTTAATACTGGGTTTTGTTTCTCTTTCAGCATTGAGTTTATGGTTTCTACCAAAATATGGTCGATTTCATCGATATAATCTAAAGGGAAAAGGGCTAAATgtacccctctactttcatatattgtctacatttaactTCTGTTATACTATCGGTTTAAATTTatccctaccgttatactatcgggttAAATTTACCTCTACAATCAGCTAACTTTTAAAAATATCCCTTGATTTGTTAAGTAATCCAATATCTcccaaatttcttttatttaaatcacttgttcttCTTGGTtcactatttttgaaataatttgcaTTTACCTGCCTTTtgaattagagaaaaaaataagagtaatattaaataatacaaccgaataaacaaagtatagtaaattgaaaaatctaaattaggtagcttttctaaattctaaaagtatttacagCATAGAAGTTTCTCGGAGACTTTATATTGTCTAActcaactttgctttaattaaataGCTACACATTTTGCACTattaagttagtcgatcgaactctatactaatcagacaatgacaaaatatatttgaatatacatgtatatatatgatgatcagctgcatataatacacaataaataaaCACTAAATTCCACGATGTGTAtatgattaaaaaataaataaaaatttaaaccatTTTTATTTATTACAAAAAGAGAAATGGCTGCATtggtaataaaaaaaattatgaataatttgtatagtctagtaactttagCATTCGCATCAATAAgaatttttgaaattaaaatagtGAACCAAAaaaaacaacaagtgatttaaataaaagaaatttggaaGATTTTGGATTATTTAAAAGATAAGAGATATTTTTAAGAGTTTGCTGATTGTAtgggtaaatttggcccgatagtataatgATATGGGTAAATTTAACTCGATAATATAACGAAAGTTAAATGCAGACAATATATAAAAGTAGAGgaatatatttggcccttttccctaaTCTAAAAGAACTGGTTGTTTTTAAAATCAGAAAACGATTTAGTTTCAATTATTTGGTCAAGCATTTGCAGTTTATATTTTCTGGATACATGTTCTTGTTATTATCGGATAAGGAAATTGACTGTCAATAATCTTATCTGCCCACAAAATATCTCTACTTTACCCGTAATTGTACACAACTAATAGATGCATAACATATGTTAAGCACACCGACTTTTTTCACTTAATTATAGTCAATTAATATAGTTTTTGCGTTATATATTGCCTTGGTTTATCTTTATAACCGATCATAATATTgtatgataaggaaagaaaagcgACTTTTATAAAGTTAAATTAATAAGCAGGCCTACTTTTCTTACTCCTAAAACTGAAAGGGGTATTTTCTTAGAAGTATTTTTGTTGCTAGTAAAAGATGGTCCAGAGCATGAGCCCAAGATATTTTACATGTGAGAATTTCTTTTACATTCGTCTTTGTTGTTTTGTTTGTTTCTgcgttaaataattaatttattaagaGATCATTACTTATGTCATTTAATTCGTTGCTCGTGAGATCTTAGAGTATGCAGTAGGTTGATTGTTCGGTGTGAGCTTTATTCTTATTGTTTCTTTTGTTTTACTTGTCTTTGTTTTGTATTGTTGATTCGTCCAACGATTATCATGACGTGTGCCATCGCAATTTATTACTCGTCTAATATTAaaaaatttcaatattttaaaagatgcacTTAAGATTCAGATGTTTTATGAAATAGTGCAAGACAATTTCATTTGGATGTCCTCTTTATGGACATTCGTTAGGACTtgttcctttttttcttctttttatttgtgATTGACTTGAAATGGTTTGATTAAAATTGAAAAAGCACAATTATTGAGTTTCGTTGGATTGATTGTTGAAAAGCAAAGTGAGTCTATCAAGTGTATTAGTGTTAGAATAttggatataaaatttgaagttatttggACCTATTTTGAAGAAAACATTTCTTCGTGAAATTTCTCAAAATTTCTTTTTAATCTATCAGAATATATGAACTATTTAATTTTGAAGTTACGATACTTTGTATACAAAACATGTAATGATGCGCAAGGATTTGTGGGTTGTAACAAGTCCATCCTATAGAAATCTAGTGATCCGTGTTTGAGTTATGGTATGGTAAGTCTTCTTGCGATCAGCTAGGAATTTAACTTCAACTTTTGATACGAAAGTTATTTTCGAACTTATTTAGATGGCTTAAAACCTAAGTAGTGACAAAAATAACCTATTTGTGTAAATCTCCAAAAAGAATAATATCATCAAGTCCATAGTTAACACATCGTTATGTGATAAATATCGAAGAAttcacattttaaaataaataaaacggATTCACCTCACTGGACAAtattatagtaaaaataaataaaacagaTTGTAATTATGCTAATCCATGTGTACcggaaaattagaaaatatatcGGCCAATACAAAATTTGTATTAGTACATTAAGAATTTGTTCTTCTATGAAACTTAAATATCATCAAAATAGTACTTACATAAAAGAATTTTAAGCTTTTCGACTTCTTTTACATCTATATATCTAGCGAAAAATCATTCGTTCTATTAGGCATCTATATAGTTAATAAGAGGTTTATGTATTAGTTTTAGGGTAATATTAAAAATttaagagtttaagttctatgtaCTGATAATgtgataaaatatttatacaatcaaATAGCTTAAAAGAAAATTACATATAACTCtagttaaaatattttttctttatgAATTTTCATTTCCTTTGCTTTATGTTATCTAATGATTTTTTAATAAGCTATATAAAGGTAGTCAGACTCAGATAGGAGAAGCCAATGGCTTTAAACTTATTATGTTATTGATGTTATAATGCGTACTAATCATCATTAAATTGTTTTATCCAGGCATTCTTAATTACCAAAAAATGTGAATAGACAATAGTAGTGCACATCGTCAACAAAGTAGCTACCTCCACACCAACCAACTTTCAATGTCTAATCAAGGATAAACTCGTTAATTTCTCTTTGCTAAACACAAAATGCGTAGAGTATTAATATTGTTGTATTTTGCATGCTATTCATTCTTCTTTAAcctaaactattttttttttcctgtAACAACTACCTAACTCCTTAGGTTATTGACTTAGTAGCTAATAATCATTGATCTTGGTATTTATGAATGAAAGCATATATTCAAATTAGTTAAGGGTTAAATTAAATTTGCCTTCTTTGGTAACAGGAAGATCAAAATCAGATTCCAATAATAATTGATGAATAGAAAAAAGAAAATCTCCCTTCTTTTTCATGAATTTAATTTGTTTATTATATAGCTTGTTTTATACATTTGACTTCTTCATTATAAAGAATATTTATAGCTAACACTGCATTGGAAAAATTGTTTATTGAAACAGGTTCATCTACACATGTTTAGGGATTGGAATTGTTGTCTGCTTGAGCTGTCTCTCTGGTCATATGGTTGCTAAGTATGACTACTTCAATACTTGCTCTTGTATCCTTCCCATCATGTTGTTCATTAGCCTATAACTAACCCAATTTttttgagaaattttcagaaatcactattgtttagtgactattaacttcttatagctactatatacataattactttctaTAGCTACTACTCAGttattacggtagtgtattcgttgtattcgcgctgttgtattcatgaatactgCAATAAAAAACGCCTAAAAATCAGggtagtccagctgtacgcgcatgtattcacatgtattcgcgtcatATATTCTTGAATATAACAGCAAAAaatgcctaaaatcagggcagtccagctgcacgcgcatgtattcacatgtattcgtgctgctgtattcatgaatacagtagtaaAAAGTGCCTAAAACCAGGGtcgtccagctgtacgcgcatgtattcacatgtattcgcgtcatGTATTTACGAATACAACATCAAAAAGTGCCTAAAATCaggcagtccagttgtacgtcatgtattcacatgtattcacgctgttgtattcatgaatacggTAGTAAAAAGCGTCTAAAGTCAGGGCAGTCTAGCTGTATGCATATGTATTCACACCATGTATTcgtgaatacagtaacgacaatcaccttaaaaatagatATGTCCAGCTGTCTAAGAGATAGAAAAAACATAATAGCGTACTTCATGccttatttcatgcctcaatggtagtatatatcataaatacttgttttgctataaaatataaaaggtagctataaaaaataatattttaaaataatttaatttataataaatagagtgtatacctttgctataggaagtaaaattttcatttttttacaCAAAGGTTTTGGTGGAATGTATAAGATCTCTCCATCTTTAACTAAAGGTTTCGGGTTCGAGCCCTAAGAATAGAaaaaatcatgataagcatcGGAGCGCTTCCCCATTTAATGGGTCTTACGCGACGCAAATCCAGATTAGTCATGGTTCCAATGTGAATATCCGACATCgagtaaaaaatccaaaaaaagaaaataactaaCCCATTTTTTGAATTTATCTCCTAAATAAAcgaatttatatatataaaaaaattattatttgatgTGGTTTTCAAACTACTTATAACATTTCAATGAATTAACACCAATATAAATAGCAAACTTTGACATTAAAAAACGTTTCAAGTATGTAATAAAAGTTGAAATAGATGTAATGGTAAACTTTATTGTCACTGCAACTCGAGCTCCTAACCTTACTAGCTTCTTTTATGTAACAATATATTTCAAGGCGtataaagtacttttcaaaactTATATGATGTACTAATATTTTTAAACTATCAGTATATTTTGGTATATTGCATAATATGGACCAATTTAGCACCCAAATTTTAATTCTTTTAGAAACTCATGATATAAGTTCTCGTATTTAGAAACTCATGATATAAGTTCTCGTATTTTCCCCCCTAATGACATCAATTTTTTTTAACCTTAGCCACTATGTCAGTACATCATATTTGTATGTGTCCTTCTTGAGGTCCAAGGTGCCATTATTTTCTCAACATTCTTCAAGATTGACTGGCGATGGGTATGTCTTCAACTCTTTACTAATATTGCATAACTCACTTTTTACCATTTTACTGTAACAGTTTTATTGAAGGTTTTTCTTGAAGAGTAAAATACTTGACTTGATAAATATATTGAATCATGGTGGAAAAAGAGTTTAAAATGATATTCGGAAAAGTGATAAGTTGAGATAGTTGGTTAAaaaaatttcatatcaaatttgaataatttagagcctgtttggacataagaaattttttcatttttccgaaatcagcgtttgttcataaaattttcaattttcacttgaagatacattttggaatttttcgaaattttgaaaaactccaaaaagttgtttttcaaaattttgactcagattactcacaaaacttcaaaaacaacccaaaattatattcatgtccaaacacaactctaattttcaaataccgttttcacttgaaaaactttttcactttttttttttgaaattttacaattcttatgtccaaacacccaCTTAATCTGAATTGTTGGAGGGAAAAGAGTGACATTTTAAGCAAGGGCGGATCCACGTGGAGGGGCATGGGGTACGTGAACCTATGCTCCCCTCCTTAGACTGTGTATTACAGTGGTATTTATTGGATAAAGTACTTATAAATTTATGTCGGAACCCATATTCAAAAGAGCATTTGGTTCACTCGAGGCTTTGCGCACCTTTGACCCCTAGGTCCAGTGTTCGAATCCTATTCCTTATAACCTCAACACCATTTTTCTaattctctttttctttcttttatgtttCAACTGAAATCCGCCCTATCTTTgttttttgtttctcttttttaTCCATGCGTTCTTATGTTTTTTGGTTCACTCTGTGACATATCTTTTAATTAAACTTTTGGTTTTTTTGGGATTCCCTTTAatatcctttttcttcttttgtgttttcttcattttcttttttggttCAATCACTGAGtttcaaaaactaaaaaataaattttgaattaatttgaaTCTTTTCAATGTCAAGTTCCCTCTTTATTCATTTACCACTCTCTTTTTGAAtagttatttaattttaatatatcGAGCTCagtatttttaactataaataatGATGCTATCATTGATGTAGGAAAACTATTTAGACATTTGCCTACGAAATGATAAGTTTTGGTAATAACAATATTGATTGTTATTTACTTGTCAAGTTATTGTCATGGCAAAATTTTAAAGGACCAAATCAAATGGTGGTCGGATAGTGGTGCAACCATCCTCTTGAAATCCTGAATTCGCTTATGATTTTAAGAAGTAGGTCGTTATTTGAGATATACGTATTACATATAAAATTACTTGATCAAAATGAGATCGAGGTAGTATATAGTGGAGACACCAGGTAGCCGGCAAAATACTTGAGGTGCATGCAAGCTGGTTTAAATACCACTATTCTTAcacgaaaaaagaaaaagaaaagacttGTAAACGGGTAATCAGAAAAAATTCTTAATAACTTCGATTTTTAATTCTTCTACATTTCCCTCTTTAATTTGTTTATTTTTATGTCTCTTTATGAGTGCTATCTCTATTTTTAATCCTTTGTTTAATTTAATTCTTCTTCAGAAATCACCCTAGTTCCACAGTTAATGTATTGTGTTCCTTCAACTTACATGTTGCTTAAGGAAAAATATGGCATGACACGTGGccgcttaaaggaaggacacgtggaacGGAAGATGGGGATGGCCACCAAACATAGGTATTCCGCTTGTCATCGGAAGGAATAACAatcataaaaggagtattaaatACTTTGCGCTCGGTAACATTTAACACagaatattttgcagcattaaggatgatggACCGTTACAacgaatttgacatttatgtctaACATTACATCTTCATCACTgatcctcataattgacattaaagaaggacaTGATTCTAGGACCTCATTTCCTAGacgtaactataaatagtgagctctgttatcattgtaaggggacgaattttctggctaacttaCACTATATTCTATAtagcattttaatataaatttattctctcgcttttgatctcatcattgttgtgctcGGAAACCCTATTCCCGGACTTATCAGCTCTGTCAttccatctacattctaaggctaagtattttatatttcttcggttatttcattatcttttggatcaaattaattcacttgtctagaaaccacaaacaaattcaaatgtaccattttacgggtaaatagtttggtgcCCATCAtagggcctagacagtcg
The DNA window shown above is from Nicotiana tomentosiformis chromosome 8, ASM39032v3, whole genome shotgun sequence and carries:
- the LOC104091392 gene encoding uncharacterized protein — translated: MAASYEYEDGGFQQQPDSAGYDPNFVPDSVKSFVVHLYRHIREKNVYEIHQMYESSFQTLSERMFKETPWPSVDAVAPYVDNDHVFCLLYREMWFRHLYARLSPTLKQRIDSWDNYCSLFQVVLHGVVNMQLPNQWLWDMVDEFVYQFQAFCQYRAKMKNKTAEEIALLKQYDQAWNVYGVLNFLQALVEKSTIIQILEREKEGLEEFTATDGYDYSGGSNVLKVLGYFSMIGLLRVHCLLGDYHTGLKCLRPIDITQQGVYTSVIGSHITTIYHYGFANLMLRRYVDAIQEFNKILLYIYKTKQYHQKSPQYEQILKKNEQMYALLAISLSLCPQVKLVEETVNSQLREKYGEKMARMQRYDDEAFALYDELFSYACPKFITPSAPSFEEPLVNYNQDAYRLQLKLFLYEVKQQQLLAGVRTFLKVYSTISLGKLANYMEVDEPTLRTILMTYKHKTHAVDSDGKITSNADVDFYIDEDMIRVVESKPAKKYGDYFLRQIVKLEGIMTDIDRIKLE